The following coding sequences are from one Panicum hallii strain FIL2 chromosome 5, PHallii_v3.1, whole genome shotgun sequence window:
- the LOC112894303 gene encoding kelch domain-containing protein 2-like isoform X2 has protein sequence MERRRKAMWLYPKVVGFNPPERWGHSACFFEGVVYVFGGCCGGLHFSDVLTLNVETMAWSSMATTGQRPGTRDSHGAALVGHRMLVFGGTNGGKKVNDLHVLDLRTGEWTRPQCKGAPPSPRESHTVTVVGGDRLVVFGGSGEGEGNYLSDVHVLDVPTMTWSTPEVKGDYAPAPRDSHGAVAVGGRLFVYGGDCGDRYHGEVDVLDVDTMAWSRFPVKGASPGVRAGHAAISVGSKVYIIGGVGDKQYYSDVWVLDVANRSWSQLEVCGQQPQGRFSHTAVAMNTDIAIYGGCGEDERPLNELLILQLGSEHPNGRYNISMCKVLSNHWSQEKRKFLRSETKDASVSNGEMVQKAREAEIEQRNPFLRGLENGHVKRRKTGEARPSEPESEQEEHSLSLSQHSSPSQSDQEQNGAHKLSASPNTSVSALQPFVRLNANGTLRAPGGANGTLRAPGPGGVSSRSLKTDQFLRTMAPQHQQEVQFLSSDHKPQPRPPGPPPIGAEVHGTIDGAFDSGYLMTAVVNGQLFRGVLFAPGPGVTAPRPAVHHQILSSSAVPPQQRPLLAHAIPVHARPVPRATGFVLPDCAHHARQGFPAKAVKSEPERGSSDLHDVVLTLGGPGGGK, from the exons atggagcggcggcggaaggcaATGTGGCTGTACCCCAAGGTGGTCGGCTTCAACCCGCCGGAGAGGTGGGGGCACTCCGCCTGCTTCTTCGAGGGGGTCGTCTACGTCTTCGGG GGATGCTGCGGCGGCCTGCACTTCAGCGACGTGCTCACGCTGAACGTGGAGACCATGGCGTGGAGCTCCATGGCCACGACGGGGCAGCGCCCGGGCACGCGGGACAGCCACGGCGCCGCCCTGGTGGGCCACCGGATGCTCGTCTTCGGGGGCACCAACGGCGGCAAGAAGGTGAACGACCTCCACGTGCTGGACCTGCGCACCGGGGAGTGGACCCGCCCGCAGTGCAAgggggcgccgccgtcgccgcgggAGAGCCACACCGTCACCGTCGTCGGGGGCGACCGCCTCGTCGTGTTCGGCGGGAGCGGCGAGGGGGAGGGCAACTACCTCAGCGACGTGCACGTGCTGGACGTGCCCACCATGACGTGGTCCACGCCGGAGGTCAAGGGCGACTACGCGCCGGCGCCCAGGGACAGCCACGGCGCCGTAGCCGTTGGCGGCAGGCTCTTCGTCTACGGCGGGGACTGTGGCGACCGGTACCATGGCGAGGTGGACGTGCTCGACGTCGACACCATGGCGTGGTCAAGG TTTCCAGTGAAGGGAGCATCACCTGGTGTCAGGGCAGGTCATGCAGCTATCAGCGTTGGTTCTAAG GTCTATATTATTGGAGGAGTTGGTGATAAACAATATTACAGTGATGTCTGGGTTCTTGATGTCGCAAACCGTTCGTGGAGCCAGCTTGAGGTATGTGGGCAGCAACCACAGGGACGGTTTTCTCATACGGCAGTAGCCATGAATACTGACATTGCAATCTATGGAGG ATGTGGTGAAGATGAACGTCCCCTGAATGAACTTCTCATTCTGCAATTGGGCTCTGAGCATCCAAATGGCCGCTACAACATTTCAATGTGCAAGGTTCTTAGCAACCACTGGAGCCAGGAGAAGAGAAAATTTCTGAGATCAGAAACT AAAGATGCGAGTGTAAGCAATGGAGAAATGGTTCAGAAAGCTCGAGAAGCAGAAATCGAGCAAAGAAACCCGTTCCTGCGTGGCCTTG AGAATGGCCATGTGAAACGAAGAAAAACAGGTGAAGCTCGCCCAAGTGAACCTGAGTCAGAGCAAGAGGAGCACTCACTGTCTCTTTCCCAACATTCTTCACCGTCACAGTCTGATCAGGAGCAGAATGGAGCTCACAAGCTTTCAGCCTCTCCCAACACGTCAGTTTCAGCCCTGCAACCATTCGTCCGCCTCAATGCCAATGGCACGCTGAGGGCTCCTGGAGGTGCCAATGGCACACTGAGGGCTCCTGGACCTGGAGGTGTTTCGTCGAGGTCTCTGAAGACTGACCAGTTTCTCCGCACCATGGCACCACAACATCAGCAGGAAGTGCAGTTCCTTTCATCAGATCACAAACCGCAGCCCCGGCCTCCCGGCCCACCCCCT ATTGGCGCAGAGGTTCATGGGACGATTGACGGAGCATTCGACTCAGGGTACCTCATGACCGCTGTGGTGAATGGTCAACTCTTTAGAGGCGTCCTCTTTGCTCCT GGACCTGGAGTGACGGCTCCGAGACCGGCAGTGCACCACCAGATCCTGTCGAGCTCGGCCGTGCCTCCCCAGCAGCGGCCACTGCTGGCACACGCCATCCCGGTCCACGCCCGGCCGGTGCCACGGGCGACGGGCTTCGTGCTGCCGGATTGCGCCCACCACGCGCGGCAAGGGTTCCCAGCGAAGGCCGTCAAGTCCGAGCCAGAGCGGGGCAGCAGCGACCTGCACGACGTTGTGCTCACGCTGGGAGGGCCTGGAGGGGGAAAGTGA
- the LOC112894303 gene encoding kelch domain-containing protein 2-like isoform X1 translates to MERRRKAMWLYPKVVGFNPPERWGHSACFFEGVVYVFGGCCGGLHFSDVLTLNVETMAWSSMATTGQRPGTRDSHGAALVGHRMLVFGGTNGGKKVNDLHVLDLRTGEWTRPQCKGAPPSPRESHTVTVVGGDRLVVFGGSGEGEGNYLSDVHVLDVPTMTWSTPEVKGDYAPAPRDSHGAVAVGGRLFVYGGDCGDRYHGEVDVLDVDTMAWSRFPVKGASPGVRAGHAAISVGSKVYIIGGVGDKQYYSDVWVLDVANRSWSQLEVCGQQPQGRFSHTAVAMNTDIAIYGGCGEDERPLNELLILQLGSEHPNGRYNISMCKVLSNHWSQEKRKFLRSETQKDASVSNGEMVQKAREAEIEQRNPFLRGLENGHVKRRKTGEARPSEPESEQEEHSLSLSQHSSPSQSDQEQNGAHKLSASPNTSVSALQPFVRLNANGTLRAPGGANGTLRAPGPGGVSSRSLKTDQFLRTMAPQHQQEVQFLSSDHKPQPRPPGPPPIGAEVHGTIDGAFDSGYLMTAVVNGQLFRGVLFAPGPGVTAPRPAVHHQILSSSAVPPQQRPLLAHAIPVHARPVPRATGFVLPDCAHHARQGFPAKAVKSEPERGSSDLHDVVLTLGGPGGGK, encoded by the exons atggagcggcggcggaaggcaATGTGGCTGTACCCCAAGGTGGTCGGCTTCAACCCGCCGGAGAGGTGGGGGCACTCCGCCTGCTTCTTCGAGGGGGTCGTCTACGTCTTCGGG GGATGCTGCGGCGGCCTGCACTTCAGCGACGTGCTCACGCTGAACGTGGAGACCATGGCGTGGAGCTCCATGGCCACGACGGGGCAGCGCCCGGGCACGCGGGACAGCCACGGCGCCGCCCTGGTGGGCCACCGGATGCTCGTCTTCGGGGGCACCAACGGCGGCAAGAAGGTGAACGACCTCCACGTGCTGGACCTGCGCACCGGGGAGTGGACCCGCCCGCAGTGCAAgggggcgccgccgtcgccgcgggAGAGCCACACCGTCACCGTCGTCGGGGGCGACCGCCTCGTCGTGTTCGGCGGGAGCGGCGAGGGGGAGGGCAACTACCTCAGCGACGTGCACGTGCTGGACGTGCCCACCATGACGTGGTCCACGCCGGAGGTCAAGGGCGACTACGCGCCGGCGCCCAGGGACAGCCACGGCGCCGTAGCCGTTGGCGGCAGGCTCTTCGTCTACGGCGGGGACTGTGGCGACCGGTACCATGGCGAGGTGGACGTGCTCGACGTCGACACCATGGCGTGGTCAAGG TTTCCAGTGAAGGGAGCATCACCTGGTGTCAGGGCAGGTCATGCAGCTATCAGCGTTGGTTCTAAG GTCTATATTATTGGAGGAGTTGGTGATAAACAATATTACAGTGATGTCTGGGTTCTTGATGTCGCAAACCGTTCGTGGAGCCAGCTTGAGGTATGTGGGCAGCAACCACAGGGACGGTTTTCTCATACGGCAGTAGCCATGAATACTGACATTGCAATCTATGGAGG ATGTGGTGAAGATGAACGTCCCCTGAATGAACTTCTCATTCTGCAATTGGGCTCTGAGCATCCAAATGGCCGCTACAACATTTCAATGTGCAAGGTTCTTAGCAACCACTGGAGCCAGGAGAAGAGAAAATTTCTGAGATCAGAAACT CAGAAAGATGCGAGTGTAAGCAATGGAGAAATGGTTCAGAAAGCTCGAGAAGCAGAAATCGAGCAAAGAAACCCGTTCCTGCGTGGCCTTG AGAATGGCCATGTGAAACGAAGAAAAACAGGTGAAGCTCGCCCAAGTGAACCTGAGTCAGAGCAAGAGGAGCACTCACTGTCTCTTTCCCAACATTCTTCACCGTCACAGTCTGATCAGGAGCAGAATGGAGCTCACAAGCTTTCAGCCTCTCCCAACACGTCAGTTTCAGCCCTGCAACCATTCGTCCGCCTCAATGCCAATGGCACGCTGAGGGCTCCTGGAGGTGCCAATGGCACACTGAGGGCTCCTGGACCTGGAGGTGTTTCGTCGAGGTCTCTGAAGACTGACCAGTTTCTCCGCACCATGGCACCACAACATCAGCAGGAAGTGCAGTTCCTTTCATCAGATCACAAACCGCAGCCCCGGCCTCCCGGCCCACCCCCT ATTGGCGCAGAGGTTCATGGGACGATTGACGGAGCATTCGACTCAGGGTACCTCATGACCGCTGTGGTGAATGGTCAACTCTTTAGAGGCGTCCTCTTTGCTCCT GGACCTGGAGTGACGGCTCCGAGACCGGCAGTGCACCACCAGATCCTGTCGAGCTCGGCCGTGCCTCCCCAGCAGCGGCCACTGCTGGCACACGCCATCCCGGTCCACGCCCGGCCGGTGCCACGGGCGACGGGCTTCGTGCTGCCGGATTGCGCCCACCACGCGCGGCAAGGGTTCCCAGCGAAGGCCGTCAAGTCCGAGCCAGAGCGGGGCAGCAGCGACCTGCACGACGTTGTGCTCACGCTGGGAGGGCCTGGAGGGGGAAAGTGA
- the LOC112894969 gene encoding pentatricopeptide repeat-containing protein At4g01990, mitochondrial-like produces the protein MAPPAPSAGVRLLLLRRLLSTATEAAAEAAAPTAAATATATAAKAGKKGGSLALYRRLSALGRSGEGSVSRVLNKWVREGGALRVEDLVKHVKELRKYKRHAHALELMDWMVHARGMNMSHTNHAIRLDLIYKVRGLEAAEAYFAGLPDPAKNHRTYGALLNCYCSAKMEEKATDLYNKMGELGIYSSALGISNLMSLYMKLGRHGKVDSLFEEMKVKNVKPNNLTCCILMTSYASSNKIDAIEELLKEMAEKDVTLGWSAYSTLASIYLNAGLVEKAESALKKLEGLVGADDGRQPFDFLMSLYASAGNLSEVNRVWDVIKVKFSKVTNISYLGMLQALYKLNDIDRMKQIYVDWESNYETYDVRLTNMMIRGHMKFDMTEEAEALWEKAKEKGAEFDSKTCELFLDHYMGKGGMTLALNWVENMIKLPNKAGKLDQDKIHEFQKYFEEHKDADGAERFCNCLRTLGCIDGKAYESLLRTYLAAGKKSRSLRQQIKDDKIEICYDIGKLLKRMDDKGR, from the exons atggcgccgccggccccctccGCCGGCGtccgcctgctcctcctccgccgcctcctctccACGGCTACCGAAGCGGCAGCGGAGGCTGCTgcgcccaccgccgccgccaccgccaccgccaccgccgcaaaGGCGGGGAAGAAGGGCGGCTCGCTGGCGCTCTACCGCCGTCTGTCCGCGCTGGGCCGCTCCGGGGAGGGAAGCGTGTCGCGAGTGCTGAACAAGTGGGTGCGGGAGGGTGGTGCGCTGCGCGTTGAAGATCTCGTCAAGCACGTTAAGGAGCTCCGCAAGTACAAGCGCCATGCCCACGCCCTCGAG CTGATGGATTGGATGGTCCATGCAAGGGGCATGAACATGTCACACACTAACCATGCAATACGTCTGGATCTTATCTATAAAGTGCGTGGCCTTGAGGCAGCTGAGGCTTATTTTGCTGGCCTCCCTGATCCAGCCAAGAACCATCGAACTTATGGTGCACTTCTTAATTGTTATTGCTCAGCAAAAATGGAAGAGAAAGCAACAGATCTCTACAACAAGATGGGTGAGCTTGGCATCTATTCCAGTGCGCTAGGCATCAGTAATCTGATGTCCCTTTACATGAAGTTAGGCCGGCATGGGAAGGTCGATAGTCTCTTTGAGGAAATGAAGGTGAAGAATGTTAAACCGAATAACCTCACATGCTGCATTCTGATGACCAGCTATGCATCATCAAACAAGATAGATGCTATTGAAGAACTTCTAAAAGAAATGGCAGAAAAGGATGTGACTCTTGGATGGTCTGCATATAGCACACTCGCTTCTATCTATTTAAATGCTGGCCTGGTTGAAAAAGCAGAGTCTGCTCTGAAGAAACTCGAGGGGCTTGTTGGTGCTGATGATGGCAGGCAACCTTTTGATTTCCTTATGAGCCTCTATGCTTCAGCAGGCAATTTGAGCGAGGTCAATAGGGTATGGGATGTGATAAAGGTCAAATTCTCAAAGGTGACCAACATAAGCTACCTCGGCATGCTTCAAGCTCTTTATAAGCTGAATGATATTGACCGCATGAAGCAGATTTATGTGGATTGGGAATCCAATTATGAAACATATGATGTGAGGCTGACAAATATGATGATTCGTGGGCATATGAAGTTTGACATGACGGAAGAAGCAGAGGCACTGTGGGAGAAGGCCAAGGAAAAAGGCGCAGAGTTCGACTCCAAAACATGCGAGTTATTTCTTGATCACTACATGGGTAAGGGGGGCATGACCTTGGCACTGAACTGGGTGGAGAATATGATCAAACTCCCCAACAAAGCAGGGAAGCTCGATCAGGATAAGATCCACGAGTTCCAGAAGTATTTCGAAGAGCACAAGGATGCAGACGGTGCCGAGAGGTTCTGCAACTGCCTGAGAACGCTAGGGTGCATTGACGGGAAAGCGTACGAGTCCCTCCTGCGCACTTACTTGGCTGCTGGTAAGAAAAGCCGTTCTCTCCGTCAACAGATCAAAGATGATAAGATCGAGATCTGCTACGACATCGGGAAGTTACTGAAGAGGATGGACGACAAGGGACGATGA